Proteins from one Triticum aestivum cultivar Chinese Spring chromosome 7A, IWGSC CS RefSeq v2.1, whole genome shotgun sequence genomic window:
- the LOC123148383 gene encoding galactan beta-1,4-galactosyltransferase GALS1, translating to MRSEAAGGGIAAGPPAPALLCSDLKPFLAALTALTLLAAAWQLRPYHSLLATPFSLCPDPPRSLAVSGKASSSDSNASSSSPKQERERSRPDPNRREFRAVGSAAALFVQMGAYRGGPYTFAVVGLASKPVHVYGKPWFRCEWVPNAGASANNASASSARPMRAANTYHMLPDWGYGRVYTVVVVNCTFSTPPNADNAGGRLVLNAYYGASPARYERVEALEEAPGSYDEAAFRPPHRYDYLYCGSSLYGDLSAARVREWMAYHARFFGPRSHFVFHDAGGVGPAVRAALEPWVRAGRATLQDVRAQADYDGWYHNQFLVVNDCLHRYRHAARWTFFFDVDEYIFLPDGRTLDGVLAELDPYTQFTIEQNPMSSRLCARGANDSEADYSKQWGFEKLVFRNSITGVRRDRKYAIQAKNAYATGVHMSENVIGNTTHKTEHLIRYYHYHNTINVPGELCRELVPVPPKGGVMWSEKTPWYHDDSMKRLANAVREFEKRTIGNVGV from the exons ATGCGGagcgaggcggccggcggcggcatTGCGGCTGGCCCTCCGGCCCCCGCGCTGCTCTGCTCCGACCTCAAGCCCTTCCTCGCCGCGCTCACCGCGCTCacgctcctcgccgccgcctggcAGCTCCGCCCCTACCACTCCCTGCTCGCCACCCCGTTCTCCCTCTGCCCGGACCCGCCGCGCTCGCTCGCCGTCTCCGGCAAGGCGTCCAGCTCCGACTCCAACGCATCCTCCTCGTCGCCGAAGCAGGAGCGGGAAAGGTCCAGGCCTGACCCGAACAGGCGGGAGTTCCGCGCGGTGGGCAGCGCGGCGGCGCTGTTCGTGCAGATGGGCGCGTACCGGGGCGGGCCGTACACCTTCGCCGTCGTCGGGCTCGCGTCCAAGCCCGTCCACGTCTACGGCAAGCCCTGGTTCCGCTGCGAGTGGGTGCCCAACGCCGGCGCCAGCGCCAACAACGCCTCCGCCTCGTCGGCGCGGCCGATGCGCGCGGCCAACACGTACCACATGCTCCCGGACTGGGGCTACGGCCGGGTGTACACGGTCGTGGTGGTGAACTGCACCTTCTCGACGCCCCCCAACGCCGACAATGCGGGGGGCAGGCTGGTGCTCAACGCCTACTACGGCGCGTCCCCGGCGCGGTACGAGCGGGTCGAGGCGCTGGAGGAGGCGCCGGGGAGCTACGACGAGGCGGCGTTCCGGCCGCCGCACAGGTACGACTACCTCTACTGCGGCTCGTCGCTGTACGGCGACCTCAGCGCGGCGCGGGTGCGGGAGTGGATGGCGTACCACGCGCGCTTCTTCGGCCCCCGCTCGCACTTCGTCTTCCACGACGCCGGCGGCGTCGGCCCCGCCGTGCGCGCGGCGCTGGAGCCCTGGGTGCGCGCCGGCCGCGCCACGCTGCAGGACGTGCGCGCCCAGGCCGACTACGACGGCTGGTACCACAACCAGTTCCTCGTCGTCAACGACTGCCTCCACCGGTACCGCCACGCCGCCAGGTGGACCTTCTTCTTCGACGTCGACGAGTACATCTTCCTGCCCGACGGCCGGACGCTCGACGGCGTGCTCGCCGAGCTCGACCCCTACACGCAGTTCACCATCGAGCAGAACCCCATGTCGAGCAGGCTGTGCGCGCGGGGCGCCAACGATTCCGAGGCCGACTACTCCAA ACAATGGGGGTTTGAGAAGCTGGTGTTCCGGAATTCGATCACCGGGGTGAGGCGCGACAGGAAGTACGCGATCCAGGCCAAGAACGCATACGCCACGGGCGTGCACATGTCCGAGAACGTTATCGGCAACACCACTCACAAGACGGAGCACCTCATCCGGTACTACCACTACCACAACACCATCAACGTTCCCGGCGAGTTATGCCGCGAGCTTGTGCCGGTGCCGCCGAAAGGTGGCGTGATGTGGTCCGAGAAGACGCCCTGGTACCACGACGACAGCATGAAGCGCCTCGCGAACGCGGTGCGGGAGTTCGAGAAGAGAACCATTGGCAATGTGGGTGTGTGA